One genomic segment of Helianthus annuus cultivar XRQ/B chromosome 14, HanXRQr2.0-SUNRISE, whole genome shotgun sequence includes these proteins:
- the LOC110906861 gene encoding uncharacterized protein LOC110906861 → MTDEIRRALCKHNKDNPSLTQKQLQEWVHSNYGLQVSQATISNTVKRSLEYLSLAPERGDVKRHKRAKFPDLEKSLYEWILQYQEHVNMTDEGGESTQELQNLIKELGYRNAMDVEDVLTHPKENVVAQLLTDEEIIESVIGINKDDIDEEDDESSTMEPPSRNEAIKAAITTTRK, encoded by the exons ATGACAGACGAGATTCGAAGAGCATTATGCAAGCACAACAAGGATAATCCAAGTCTCACTCAAAAGCAATTGCAAGAATGGGTTCATAGTAACTATGGTTTGCAGGTGAGTCAAGCGACAATATCGAATACAGTTAAGCGGTCTTTAGAGTATCTCTCACTTGCTCCCGAAAGAGGCGATGTTAAGCGACACAAACGGGCAAAATTTCCTGACCTAGAAAAATCTCTCTATGAATGGATTCTTCAATATCAAGAACATGTGAATATGACAG ATGAAGGTGGTGAAAGCACTCAAGAACTCCAGAATTTGATCAAAGAGTTGGGTTATCGCAATGCAATGGATGTCGAAGATGTTCTGACTCACCCAAAAGAAAATGTAGTTGCACAGTTGTTGACTGATGAAGAAATTATTGAAAGCGTTATTGGAATTAATAAAGATGATatcgatgaagaagatgatgaaagttCTACAATGGAGCCCCCTTCGCGAAACGAAGCTATTAAAGCGGCAATCACCACTACTAGAAAATGA